The region CATGTGCGGATTGTATCCAATCGCCACAAATACGAGCGCAAAACCATCTCCACAGAGGTCTCCATTCCACAGGGGACTCAGAACCGCGTCCCCGCGCGTAATAACTCTCGCGAACGCGTACGATGAGAGCCCTGCCAGACGCCTCAATTCGAATCTTGTGAAAGCTGCCGTCTGGCTTGAACCGCGTAGGCCTGTACACCACCTGGTACTGGTTTCTTACCTGTTCCTCAATCTCCTTAAGATCGCGAAGTGTCCGTTGGATCCTGCTCATAGAAGATGCGTCCTCCGGTCTTCGCTGCCAGGTCACTTGCCTTGTCCCACCCAACTTCCTTAATCTCATCCTCTATGGATCAAAATCGCTGGACCACTGTGGACCGCTATCTCACCGAGACTCTCCTTCCACCCGACCACAGCATGGACGATGCGCTGGAAGCTAACGCCTGCGCAGGCCTTCCTGCGATCGACGTCGCCCCCAATCAAGGCAAGATGCTTCACCTCCTTGCCCGCATCCAGGGCGCGCGGCGCATTCTGGAGATCGGCACGCTTGGCGGATACTCTACCCTCTGGCTTGCGCGAGCGCTTCCCTCTGATGGTCGCCTGGTCACGCTCGAGCTGGAGCAGAAACACGCGACCATAGCGCGCTCCAACCTCGACCGTGCCGGCGTCTCGGCGCTCGTCGACATCCGCGTCGGCCCGGCGCTCGATTCCCTCGCCGCCCTTTATGCCGAGCAGCCCACACCCTTCGACTTTATCTTCCTGGACGCCGACAAGCCCAACAACCCCAACTACCTGGACTGGGCCGTCAAGCTCTCCCGCCCCGGAACACTCATCCTCGCCGACAACGTTATCCGCGACGGAGCCATCGTCGATCCCGGCAATCCAGACCCGCATATCAGGGGAACCCGCGAGTTCCTTGAAAAACTCGGCAGGCATCCACGCCTCGACGGCACAGCCATCCAGACCGTCGGCGTAAAGGGCTACGACGGCTTCGCGTTAGCGATCGTCAAATCTTAATTTGCAGATGGGATTCGCAAAGGGCCATCCTCACTCGACTCGAGGATGGCCCTTTGCGCTAAGTAAGGTCGTCCGTATTGAAGGGAGCTCGCTTCCGGCCCAGTGCCGAGATATCCCTCGACTCGCCCACCAGGCCCTTCACCACCTCATCGATGTCGTCATCCACCTCGGCAGTGG is a window of Edaphobacter sp. 12200R-103 DNA encoding:
- a CDS encoding O-methyltransferase, with the translated sequence MDQNRWTTVDRYLTETLLPPDHSMDDALEANACAGLPAIDVAPNQGKMLHLLARIQGARRILEIGTLGGYSTLWLARALPSDGRLVTLELEQKHATIARSNLDRAGVSALVDIRVGPALDSLAALYAEQPTPFDFIFLDADKPNNPNYLDWAVKLSRPGTLILADNVIRDGAIVDPGNPDPHIRGTREFLEKLGRHPRLDGTAIQTVGVKGYDGFALAIVKS